In Haemorhous mexicanus isolate bHaeMex1 chromosome 6, bHaeMex1.pri, whole genome shotgun sequence, a single window of DNA contains:
- the TRMT5 gene encoding tRNA (guanine(37)-N1)-methyltransferase isoform X2 translates to MRKSTGMLRPPAEGYLLCSRVSNAVCLSGGVLCQKPGLGRWAAWDRTLWRLGYCARLLKTNHFRTAASNTSFPAVWMLLAQHSGRIPGLFVVVKKNTLFTMPETVEDKTNPELYLPHPGVRGMTLLNREAFKRTLVVPALKVKKEIVHSVLKSLKQSVLQRPGLKRVVEDPEDEDSRFVILDPHKVPEFSLGESEQQVLKQLNVLPEVCKYHLELSYENFKSEEILRAVLPEGQEVTSGFSRVGHIAHLNLRDHQLPYRHLIGQVLIDKNPGITCVVNKTNIIDSTYRNFEMEVLAGENNLVTKVKENNISYELDFSKVYWNPRLSTEHSRIVGLLRAGDVLFDIFAGVGPFAIPAAKRKCRVFANDLNPESYAWLLHNCRLNKVHTEVKAFNMDGRDFLRGPVREELSKELPLLGEEHKAAFHIVMNLPALAVEFLDVFRHLLVGEPCSPAALPTVHCYGFSKHSDPARDIQERAEAALGTSLAGRCSTFLVRNVAPNKEMLCLSFQIPADVLYKRPCPDEAKPASKRLCTSQDSSEEKVLS, encoded by the exons GACTTTGTGGAGATTGGGATACTGTGCCAGACTACTGAAAACTAATCATTTTAGGACAGCTGCATCAAATACATCATTTCCAGCAGTTTGGATGCTATTGGCACAACATTCTGGCAGAATACCTGGGCTCTTTGtagtagttaaaaaaaatactttgttcaCAATGCCCGAAACCGTGGAGGATAAAACTAATCCAGAACTGTATTTGCCACATCCTGGAGTGCGTGGGATGACACTGCTCAACAGAGAGGCTTTCAAAAGGACACTGGTTGTTCCAGCTCTTAAAGTCAAGAAAGAAATTGTGCATAGTGTGCTGAAGTCCCTGAAACAATCTGTACTGCAGCGCCCCGGCCTCAAGCGGGTGGTGGAGGATCCAGAGGATGAGGACAGTAGGTTTGTTATCCTGGATCCTCATAAAGTACCAGAATTCTCTTTAGGAGAGTCAGAGCAGCAGGTCCTGAAACAgctcaatgtccttcctgagGTGTGCAAGTACCACTTGGAGCTGAGCTATGAGAATTTCAAGTCGGAGGAGATCCTGCGAGCCGTCCTTCCCGAGGGCCAAGAGGTCACCTCTGGGTTCAGCCGTGTTGGGCACATTGCTCATTTGAATCTCAGGGATCACCAGCTGCCCTACAGACACTTGATTG GCCAGGTTTTAATAGACAAGAATCCAGGAATCACCTGTGTAGTGAATAAAACCAATATTATTGACAGCACATACAGGAATTTTGAAATGGAAGTGCTTGCTGGAGAGAACAACCTGGTGACCAAG GtcaaagaaaataacatttcctaCGAACTGGACTTCTCCAAAGTGTACTGGAACCCACGCCTGTCCACCGAGCACAGCCGCATagtggggctgctcagggctggcgATGTTCTCTTCGACATCTTCGCCGGCGTCGGCCCTTTCGCCATCCCAGCGGCCAAGAGGAAGTGCCGAGTGTTTGCCAACGACCTCAACCCCGAGTCCTACGCCTGGCTCCTGCACAACTGCAGGCTCAACAAAGTGCACACCGAGGTGAAGGCGTTCAACATGGACGGCAGGGACTTCCTGCGGGGGCCGGTGAGGGAGGAGCTCAGCAAAGAGCTCCCACTCCTGGGGGAAGAGCACAAAGCTGCGTTCCACATAGTGATGAatctgccagctctggctgtggagTTCCTGGATGTTTTCAGGCATCTCTTGGTCGGGGAGccttgcagccctgctgcccttcccactgTGCACTGCTACGGGTTCTCCAAACACAGCGACCCAGCCAGAGACATTCAGGAGCGAGCAGAGGCTGCGCTGGGAACCTCCTTGGCTGGACGCTGCTCCACTTTCCTGGTCAGGAATGTGGCGCCCAACAAGGAGatgctgtgcctcagtttccagATCCCAGCAGATGTGCTCTACAAGAGGCCCTGCCCTGATGAAG CAAAACCAGCCTCAAAACGTCTCTGTACCAGCCAAGATTCTTCAGAAGAGAAGGTACTGAGTTGA
- the TRMT5 gene encoding tRNA (guanine(37)-N1)-methyltransferase isoform X3 gives MRTLWRLGYCARLLKTNHFRTAASNTSFPAVWMLLAQHSGRIPGLFVVVKKNTLFTMPETVEDKTNPELYLPHPGVRGMTLLNREAFKRTLVVPALKVKKEIVHSVLKSLKQSVLQRPGLKRVVEDPEDEDSRFVILDPHKVPEFSLGESEQQVLKQLNVLPEVCKYHLELSYENFKSEEILRAVLPEGQEVTSGFSRVGHIAHLNLRDHQLPYRHLIGQVLIDKNPGITCVVNKTNIIDSTYRNFEMEVLAGENNLVTKVKENNISYELDFSKVYWNPRLSTEHSRIVGLLRAGDVLFDIFAGVGPFAIPAAKRKCRVFANDLNPESYAWLLHNCRLNKVHTEVKAFNMDGRDFLRGPVREELSKELPLLGEEHKAAFHIVMNLPALAVEFLDVFRHLLVGEPCSPAALPTVHCYGFSKHSDPARDIQERAEAALGTSLAGRCSTFLVRNVAPNKEMLCLSFQIPADVLYKRPCPDEAKPASKRLCTSQDSSEEKVLS, from the exons GACTTTGTGGAGATTGGGATACTGTGCCAGACTACTGAAAACTAATCATTTTAGGACAGCTGCATCAAATACATCATTTCCAGCAGTTTGGATGCTATTGGCACAACATTCTGGCAGAATACCTGGGCTCTTTGtagtagttaaaaaaaatactttgttcaCAATGCCCGAAACCGTGGAGGATAAAACTAATCCAGAACTGTATTTGCCACATCCTGGAGTGCGTGGGATGACACTGCTCAACAGAGAGGCTTTCAAAAGGACACTGGTTGTTCCAGCTCTTAAAGTCAAGAAAGAAATTGTGCATAGTGTGCTGAAGTCCCTGAAACAATCTGTACTGCAGCGCCCCGGCCTCAAGCGGGTGGTGGAGGATCCAGAGGATGAGGACAGTAGGTTTGTTATCCTGGATCCTCATAAAGTACCAGAATTCTCTTTAGGAGAGTCAGAGCAGCAGGTCCTGAAACAgctcaatgtccttcctgagGTGTGCAAGTACCACTTGGAGCTGAGCTATGAGAATTTCAAGTCGGAGGAGATCCTGCGAGCCGTCCTTCCCGAGGGCCAAGAGGTCACCTCTGGGTTCAGCCGTGTTGGGCACATTGCTCATTTGAATCTCAGGGATCACCAGCTGCCCTACAGACACTTGATTG GCCAGGTTTTAATAGACAAGAATCCAGGAATCACCTGTGTAGTGAATAAAACCAATATTATTGACAGCACATACAGGAATTTTGAAATGGAAGTGCTTGCTGGAGAGAACAACCTGGTGACCAAG GtcaaagaaaataacatttcctaCGAACTGGACTTCTCCAAAGTGTACTGGAACCCACGCCTGTCCACCGAGCACAGCCGCATagtggggctgctcagggctggcgATGTTCTCTTCGACATCTTCGCCGGCGTCGGCCCTTTCGCCATCCCAGCGGCCAAGAGGAAGTGCCGAGTGTTTGCCAACGACCTCAACCCCGAGTCCTACGCCTGGCTCCTGCACAACTGCAGGCTCAACAAAGTGCACACCGAGGTGAAGGCGTTCAACATGGACGGCAGGGACTTCCTGCGGGGGCCGGTGAGGGAGGAGCTCAGCAAAGAGCTCCCACTCCTGGGGGAAGAGCACAAAGCTGCGTTCCACATAGTGATGAatctgccagctctggctgtggagTTCCTGGATGTTTTCAGGCATCTCTTGGTCGGGGAGccttgcagccctgctgcccttcccactgTGCACTGCTACGGGTTCTCCAAACACAGCGACCCAGCCAGAGACATTCAGGAGCGAGCAGAGGCTGCGCTGGGAACCTCCTTGGCTGGACGCTGCTCCACTTTCCTGGTCAGGAATGTGGCGCCCAACAAGGAGatgctgtgcctcagtttccagATCCCAGCAGATGTGCTCTACAAGAGGCCCTGCCCTGATGAAG CAAAACCAGCCTCAAAACGTCTCTGTACCAGCCAAGATTCTTCAGAAGAGAAGGTACTGAGTTGA
- the TRMT5 gene encoding tRNA (guanine(37)-N1)-methyltransferase isoform X4 produces the protein MLLAQHSGRIPGLFVVVKKNTLFTMPETVEDKTNPELYLPHPGVRGMTLLNREAFKRTLVVPALKVKKEIVHSVLKSLKQSVLQRPGLKRVVEDPEDEDSRFVILDPHKVPEFSLGESEQQVLKQLNVLPEVCKYHLELSYENFKSEEILRAVLPEGQEVTSGFSRVGHIAHLNLRDHQLPYRHLIGQVLIDKNPGITCVVNKTNIIDSTYRNFEMEVLAGENNLVTKVKENNISYELDFSKVYWNPRLSTEHSRIVGLLRAGDVLFDIFAGVGPFAIPAAKRKCRVFANDLNPESYAWLLHNCRLNKVHTEVKAFNMDGRDFLRGPVREELSKELPLLGEEHKAAFHIVMNLPALAVEFLDVFRHLLVGEPCSPAALPTVHCYGFSKHSDPARDIQERAEAALGTSLAGRCSTFLVRNVAPNKEMLCLSFQIPADVLYKRPCPDEAKPASKRLCTSQDSSEEKVLS, from the exons ATGCTATTGGCACAACATTCTGGCAGAATACCTGGGCTCTTTGtagtagttaaaaaaaatactttgttcaCAATGCCCGAAACCGTGGAGGATAAAACTAATCCAGAACTGTATTTGCCACATCCTGGAGTGCGTGGGATGACACTGCTCAACAGAGAGGCTTTCAAAAGGACACTGGTTGTTCCAGCTCTTAAAGTCAAGAAAGAAATTGTGCATAGTGTGCTGAAGTCCCTGAAACAATCTGTACTGCAGCGCCCCGGCCTCAAGCGGGTGGTGGAGGATCCAGAGGATGAGGACAGTAGGTTTGTTATCCTGGATCCTCATAAAGTACCAGAATTCTCTTTAGGAGAGTCAGAGCAGCAGGTCCTGAAACAgctcaatgtccttcctgagGTGTGCAAGTACCACTTGGAGCTGAGCTATGAGAATTTCAAGTCGGAGGAGATCCTGCGAGCCGTCCTTCCCGAGGGCCAAGAGGTCACCTCTGGGTTCAGCCGTGTTGGGCACATTGCTCATTTGAATCTCAGGGATCACCAGCTGCCCTACAGACACTTGATTG GCCAGGTTTTAATAGACAAGAATCCAGGAATCACCTGTGTAGTGAATAAAACCAATATTATTGACAGCACATACAGGAATTTTGAAATGGAAGTGCTTGCTGGAGAGAACAACCTGGTGACCAAG GtcaaagaaaataacatttcctaCGAACTGGACTTCTCCAAAGTGTACTGGAACCCACGCCTGTCCACCGAGCACAGCCGCATagtggggctgctcagggctggcgATGTTCTCTTCGACATCTTCGCCGGCGTCGGCCCTTTCGCCATCCCAGCGGCCAAGAGGAAGTGCCGAGTGTTTGCCAACGACCTCAACCCCGAGTCCTACGCCTGGCTCCTGCACAACTGCAGGCTCAACAAAGTGCACACCGAGGTGAAGGCGTTCAACATGGACGGCAGGGACTTCCTGCGGGGGCCGGTGAGGGAGGAGCTCAGCAAAGAGCTCCCACTCCTGGGGGAAGAGCACAAAGCTGCGTTCCACATAGTGATGAatctgccagctctggctgtggagTTCCTGGATGTTTTCAGGCATCTCTTGGTCGGGGAGccttgcagccctgctgcccttcccactgTGCACTGCTACGGGTTCTCCAAACACAGCGACCCAGCCAGAGACATTCAGGAGCGAGCAGAGGCTGCGCTGGGAACCTCCTTGGCTGGACGCTGCTCCACTTTCCTGGTCAGGAATGTGGCGCCCAACAAGGAGatgctgtgcctcagtttccagATCCCAGCAGATGTGCTCTACAAGAGGCCCTGCCCTGATGAAG CAAAACCAGCCTCAAAACGTCTCTGTACCAGCCAAGATTCTTCAGAAGAGAAGGTACTGAGTTGA